The following nucleotide sequence is from Saccharothrix texasensis.
CCTCACACCAGCGCCCCGGACCTGCACCAACACCGTCCGCCAGCCGATCGAGGCTGTCCACCATCGACCCGGCTAGTGCGTTGACCACATACGTTCGCCGGGTTGGGGACACGCCGGACAAGATCCCCGACGGCGGTTCGTGGTGATCTCATGCTCGGTGGTGACGTAGTCGCCGCCGCATGAGGATGGGTCGATGGCCGAGCCGGTCAGAGCACGTCGATTAACCGAGGACGAGGGCCGCCGTCTGCTGAACTATGTGCGGCGCGGCAAGCAGGGCACGATCCGGATGCGCCGGGCGATGATCATCCTGGCCTCGTCGTCCGGGACGCCGGCGCCGTCGATCGCGCGGCTGGTCGCCGCCGACGCCGACACCGTCCGGGACGTGATCCACGACTTCAACGCCCGCGGCCTGGCGGCGCTGGACCCTAGCTGGGCGGGAGGCCGTCCCCGCCTGATCGGCCCCGACGACATCGCGTTCGTCGTGGCGACGGCCAAAGCCCGCCCCGCGAGGGCGGGCCTGCCCTTCACCCGGTGGAGTCTGCGCAAACTCGCCGCCCACCTGCACCGCAACCCGCACCGGCGGGTCCGTATCGGTCGGGAACGGCTGCGGCAGGTCCTGCGCGAGCACGGGATCAGCTTCCAACGGACCCGGACCTGGAAGACCTCCAACGACCCCGCTTTCGACGCCAAACTCGACCGCATCGACGAGGTCCTCACCAGGTTCCCGCAGCGCTGCTTCGCCTTCGACCAGTTCGGACCACTCTCGATCCGGCCGCACCACGGCTCCGGCTGGGCACCACGCAAGCACCCCGACCGACTGCCGGCGACCTACCGGCGCACCCACGGTATCCGCTACTTCCACGGCTGCTACTCCATCGGCGACGACAAGCTCTGGGGCGTCACCCGCCGCCGCAAGGGCGGCGACCACAGCCTGGCCGCCCTGAAATCGATCCGGGCGGCCAGACCGGACGGCGCACCGATCTACGTGATCATGGACAACCTGTCGGCCAACAAGACCCCGAGAATCCTCGGCTGGGCGGCCGACAACAACGTCGAGATCTGCCTGACCCCGACCTACGCCTCCTGGGCCAACCCGATCGAGCCGCAGTTCGGGCCGCTACGCACCTTCGTCATCGCCAACTCCGTTCATCCCAACCACACGGTGTTGGCCAGTGAGCTGCAACGACACCTCCGCTGGCGCAACGCCAACGCCCGCCACCCCGACGTCCTCGACGCCCAACGCCGCGAACGAGCCCGCATCCGCAGCGAACGCCACCAACGCTGGGGCCGACCACACGCAGCCTGACCAACCGGCGAACTTAAGTGGTCAGCGCACTAGGCGGTGTCCCGCAATTCGTTGTCGCAGCCAGAGCACGATGGCGGCAATGGCGAGTTCGGCCTGGTAGTAGGCGGCTCGTGTGGCGTAGCAGGTGGCCAGCCGCAGAACTGTTCGAGGCGGTCGAAGCAGCGTTCGACCGCGTTGCGCTGTTCGTAGCGTTCGTCGTCGACGTCCGGGGGCCGCCCGCCTCGTGGGCCCAGGTCCGCGCGGTGGGCGATCCGGTCGGCGCGTTCGGGGCAGGTGAAGGTGACCCACCAGGTCCGGGGTGCGGCGCGGATGCCGTTGGGCAGCGGCAGCAGCAGCGGTTGTCGGTCGTCCCTGGCCTGGCCGGGTCTGATCAGGATGCGCATCGGCAGTCCGCGTCCGTCGACGGCGAGCGCTTCGACGGCAGGCCGGCATCCCTCTATTCCGGGCACTCGCGGCGTGCTGGTGGGCCCGGACACTGCATGGGAGCCGGTCGCCCTCAGATCAACACCCGTGGCCCGTACCCACACCCGCGCACCCGCTCCACCCAGCGGCAGCGGCAGCGGCAGCGGTCAGTCCACGCCAGTCGGCTGCGCTCCGCACCTCACACCAACCCGCCTACCCGGCAGTCCAGTAATCCGACGGCAGCTTGCCTTCGATGTCCCGCACGTGCGCCCGCGCGCAGACGTGGCACAACCACTGGTCGGCGCCGCGTTCCCGTTCCCGCACCCAGGCCAGGAGCTGGGCCGGGTCCGTGACGGACGAACGCGTCCGCCCGCAGCGGGCGCACGTGTCGGTCACGGCTTGCGGCCCAGGTGGACGGTGTTGGCGGTCAGCAGGAACACGTCGTCGCGCAGCCCGAGGAACGCCGGGTCCTGCGGGTCGAGCAGTTGCTTCACCGTGCGACGGTCGGCGGGGTGGAGGGCGTCCCCGGCGACGTCGGCGAACCACGCCAGCTGGTTCACCGCCCAATCCCGCACCGCCTGCTTGGGCGGGGCCGGGTGGTCGACCAGGTAGCTGAACGCGGTCACGTCCACGAGACCGGCGGCGGAGAGGGCCAGGTTCCAGCCACCGTGCAGGCGGACGGCGCCGGCCGTGTTCTCCCGCATCCGCACGAACCACTGGTCGCGAGCGGCGGTCAGGCGTTCCTGCAAACCCGGCTCGCCGATGCCCACGTCGAACGGGAGGAACTTGCCGCTCAGCCCACCTTCGGCGAGCGCCAGCCACCCGCCCGGCGCGACCGCCTCGACCAACCCCGCCACCGCCGCACGCTGATCAGGGAGGTGATGCACCACGTTCGAAGCCCACACCAACTGGGCGGGCCCGGCGATCTCCACCGGCCGTTCGGTGGCCAGGTCGGCGAGCACCGGCCGGACGCGCACGGTCGCCGTGGTCGTGTCGGTCTCGTAGGTGGCCGCCGACCGGGCGACGCCCGTGGCCGCGTCCAGCAGCTCGGGCACGGCGTCGACCAGCACGACGGTGCCACCGCCCCGGGCGGACAGGGCTTCGACGAGCGCCACGCTCATCCCACCGGCGCCGCATCCGACGTCCAGGACGGTCGGGTTGTCGGGCAGGACGCGGACGAGTCTGCGCGCGACGACCCGCCGCGCCTCGGCATCCAGCTCATCGGCCTGCCGCAACGAGTCCAGCCGGGACGACCAGTCGATCCCGTCGTGGGTGTGGGCATGGGCATGGTTGTGAGAGTGAGCTGCCACACGAAGAACGGTACCCATGCCGAGCAGAACCCTCCCACTGGAAAAAGGGCCCCGCCGAGCACCGGGCGGGTGGTCGGCGGGGAGGTGGTCGGTGACGTGCTCCTTCCTCACCGTGGAGACGGCGAGGCCCGCCCTCCCGTCGTGGGACGAGGAGGGCGGGCCGCTCCGTGCATCAGATCGCGTGGGCCTTCATGGCAGCCCTGCGCTGGGCCCATCCGGCGAGCCGGCGCCACCTGCGGGCGACGACGAGGCGGTGGGCCAGCCGATGCTGTCGCGCGAATATCTCCGCGTCATGCATTCGGGATCTGGCGAGATTTTCTTCGAGCAGCATGGGGTTCCCCTTGGGATTGACCTCGATCAGCATGGTTTCGTCTGCGGTGGATCGGTACGTGGTCACGCGGCGGCCTCCTGGTCGTTAGCCCCCCGGACAACGGTCGCGGCGGGTGCCGCGGGTACAACAGGTGCTGCGTCCTTGCGGGGGCGCCCACGGGGACGCTTCCGCGCGATCACGGTTCCGCGCTCGAAGATCTCGCCGCCCCAGACCCCCCAGGGCTCGTGACGAGCAAGCGCACCGGCCAGGCACTCCGCGATGACGGGGCAGGTGGCGCAGAACCTCTTCGCCTCCTCCAGCTCCGCCGGCGCGTCGGCGAACCACAGGTCGGGGTTGTTGGTACGGCAAGGAAGTTCCAAGCCGGCGTCCGGCGCGGTGTCGATCAGAGTGGCGACACCCGCCCCGGAGAGCTCCGGCTCGGTGGACAACGTCCCGTTTATGGGGACGGTCGCGGTCAACATCAGGTGGACTCCTGTCAAGGGTCTTGCATGGGGTTTTTGTTGGTCGTTCGAACCACAAAACGGGTCGGAACAGCACGAAGGCCGCGGATCCGGTTACGGGTCCGCGGCCTTCGTGAGCTTGGTGGCCTGACTACAAGGTGGTCAGGTACTTCGCTCGTGCGCGGACGGCGCAACGTTCTGAGTCGGGACAACGGTCGACGCGTGCGGCGTCGGCACCTGGATCAGCTGAACTCGCTCAGCACCCCACTTGAGGGCGTGGCGATCGCGGGCAGACTTCTCCCCCGCGACACGAGCAGCGCCTGAAGCCAAGATCACCCCGGTCATCAGGTAACCGGGCGTCTCGAAGCACGTGGGAGTGTTCACGACCGGTCACCTCCTCGGGTGGCTCGTACTCGACTGCTAGCTCTTGAATCCCCAGCGGGCACTTCGTGCCCGGCCTGAGCAGGTTATGACCCCGTGCAGGACGGGTGCAACCGGTTTTTCCAAATACCTGTCGATTGAGTGAAACTTCAGCGTTTGCCCTGCACAGAGCGCCAGGGGTCGACCACTCGGACGGAGCACGCCGCCTGCGGGCGGGTCGGGCGTGGTCACCGACCGCGGATCAACGGGAGATCAACGCCGGATCAACGCGGCCCGGTGCGGCCTCGACAGGAGTGACAACGTGAGGCGCCGCGCCGACTGCGTGAGGTGCGAGCGGGCCGGTCGGGGTGGCGGTCAGTGCCCGCCGCGCACGAGGGCCAGCACGTCGTCCCCGAAGCGGTCGAGCTTGGCCGCGCCGATGCCGGAGATCGACACCAGCCCGGCGACGTCCTCGGGCCGCTGCTCGGCGATCGCGACCAGCGTCGCGTCGGTGAACACCACGTACGCGGGCACCTTCAGCTCACGCGCCCGGTCCGCCCGCCACGCCCGCAGCTTGGCCAGCAGCTCCTCGTCCAGATCCGACGGGCACGAGGCGCACCGGCCGAGCTTGACCGCCCGCGAGTCCACCAACGCCGACCCGCACACCCGGCACTGCGGCTTGGGCCGCTTCTGCAGCGGCTCCCGCTTGGCCGTGCGCGACGCCGGGTGGTCCTCCGGCACGAGCCCGTAGAGGAACCGGCTGCGCCGCCGATAACGACGTCCGCCCGCGGCGCGCGCCAACGCCCACGACATCCACAGGTGCTCACGGGCCCGCGTCACGCCCACGTACAGCAGTCGGCGCTCTTCTTCGATCGCCGCGTCGTCACCCTCGGCGTGCTGGATCGGCAACGTGCCCTCGACCAGTCCGACGAGGAACACCGCGTCCCACTCCAAGCCCTTCGCCGCGTGCAGGGACGCCAGCGTCACGCCCTCCACCGTCGGCGGGTGCTGCGCCTCGGCGCGGAGCTCCAACTCGGTGACGAACGCCCTCAGGTCCGCCGAGTCCACGGTCGTGACCAGCTCCTCGGCCAGTTCGACCAGCGCGAGCAGCGACTCCCACTTCTCGCGCGCCGTCCCGCCGGCGGGCGGCTCGTCGGTCAGGCCGATCCCGGCCAGCACCTCGCGCACCACCTTCGGCAGCTCACCGGTCGGCTCGTGCGCCGCCGCCGACCGCAGCGCCACCATCGCCTGCCGCACCTCGGCCCGCTGGAAGAACCGCTCGCCGCCGCGCACCTGGTAGGGCACGCCGACCTCGGCCAACGCCTGCTCGAAGACCTCCGACTGGGCGTTGACGCGGTAGAGGACGGCGATCTCGCTGGCCGACACGCCCTCGTCGAGCAGCGCCTTCACCCGCCGCGCGACGGCCGCGGCCTCCAGCGTCTCGTCGTCGAACTCGGTGAACGTCGGCTTCGGGCCGTCCGGGCGCTGCCCGATCAGCCGCAGCCGCGACCCGGACGGCCGGTCGCGCGCCCACTTGATCACCTCGTTGGCGAGGCCAACGACCTGGGGTGTCGAGCGGTAGTCGCGCTCCAGCCGCACCACGACCGCCTCGGGGAAGCGGCGCGGGAAGTCCAGCAGCGGACGCGGCGAGGCGCCCGCGAACGAGTAGATGGTCTGGTTCGCGTCGCCGACCACGGTCAGGTCGTCACGCGCGCCCAGCCACGCGTCCAGCACGCGTTGCTGCAACGGCGTGACGTCCTGGTACTCGTCCACCACGAAGCACCGGTACCGGTCGCGGAACTCCTCGGCGACCTCGCCGTGCTCCTCCAGCGCCGCCGCGGTGTGCAGCAGGAGGTCGTCGAAGTCGAGCAGCTGCGCCTGGTTCTTCAGCTCCTCGTAGGTCCGGTAGACCTGCGCGACCTGGTCGGCGGGCGCGGGCGTGTCACGGCTCGTGCGGCCGGCGGCGTTCGGGTAGTCATCGGGTGCGACCAGCGACGCCTTGGCCCACTCGATCTCGCCGGCGAGGTCGCGCAGCGAGTCGGACTCGGTGGACAGGCCGGCGCGGTTGGCGGCCTGCGCGACCAGCCGCAGCTTGTTGCGGTCGATCAGCTGCCACTGCTCGCCGCCGACCACGCGCGGCCAGAAGTAGCGGAGCTGGCGCAAGGCGGCGGCGTGGAACGTGCGGGCCTGCGCGCCGTGCACGCCGAGCGCCCGCAACCGGGTCCGCATCTCGCCCGCGGCACGCGCGGTGAACGTGACGGCGAGGACTTGACCAGGCGAGACGTGGCCACGCTGGGCCAAGTAGGCGATGCGGTGCGTGATGGTGCGGGTCTTGCCGGTGCCGGCGCCCGCGAGCACGCAGACCGGGCCGCGCGGAGCTTCCACGGCGGCGCGCTGTTCCGGGTCGAGTCCCTCCAGCAGCCGGTCCATGCGCTGCATCCTCGCAGAGGTCAGCGAGTACTCCCGTCATGGGGCGCGACGGCGCGCCGTATCCTGGTGGGCATGGCTGGTAAGCAGGACAAGGCGGCTGCCAAGGCGGCCTCCAAGGAAGCGGCGAAGGCTCGGCGCGCGGCATCGAAGGCGAAGCGCAGCCAGATCTTCGAGGCGTTCAAGATGCAGCGCCGCGAGGACAAGGCGCTCGTGCCGTTGATGCTGGCGTGCCTGCTCGGCGCGACGGCCGCGGCGTTCCTGATCGGCCTCATCTGGGACATGCAGTGGGTGCTGCTGCCCATGGGCATCGCGGTGGGCGCGCTGCTCGCGGTCATCGTGTTCGGCCGCCGGGTGCAGCGCAC
It contains:
- a CDS encoding IS630 family transposase, yielding MAEPVRARRLTEDEGRRLLNYVRRGKQGTIRMRRAMIILASSSGTPAPSIARLVAADADTVRDVIHDFNARGLAALDPSWAGGRPRLIGPDDIAFVVATAKARPARAGLPFTRWSLRKLAAHLHRNPHRRVRIGRERLRQVLREHGISFQRTRTWKTSNDPAFDAKLDRIDEVLTRFPQRCFAFDQFGPLSIRPHHGSGWAPRKHPDRLPATYRRTHGIRYFHGCYSIGDDKLWGVTRRRKGGDHSLAALKSIRAARPDGAPIYVIMDNLSANKTPRILGWAADNNVEICLTPTYASWANPIEPQFGPLRTFVIANSVHPNHTVLASELQRHLRWRNANARHPDVLDAQRRERARIRSERHQRWGRPHAA
- a CDS encoding class I SAM-dependent methyltransferase translates to MAAHSHNHAHAHTHDGIDWSSRLDSLRQADELDAEARRVVARRLVRVLPDNPTVLDVGCGAGGMSVALVEALSARGGGTVVLVDAVPELLDAATGVARSAATYETDTTTATVRVRPVLADLATERPVEIAGPAQLVWASNVVHHLPDQRAAVAGLVEAVAPGGWLALAEGGLSGKFLPFDVGIGEPGLQERLTAARDQWFVRMRENTAGAVRLHGGWNLALSAAGLVDVTAFSYLVDHPAPPKQAVRDWAVNQLAWFADVAGDALHPADRRTVKQLLDPQDPAFLGLRDDVFLLTANTVHLGRKP
- a CDS encoding WhiB family transcriptional regulator: MLTATVPINGTLSTEPELSGAGVATLIDTAPDAGLELPCRTNNPDLWFADAPAELEEAKRFCATCPVIAECLAGALARHEPWGVWGGEIFERGTVIARKRPRGRPRKDAAPVVPAAPAATVVRGANDQEAAA
- a CDS encoding ATP-dependent DNA helicase UvrD2 — protein: MQRMDRLLEGLDPEQRAAVEAPRGPVCVLAGAGTGKTRTITHRIAYLAQRGHVSPGQVLAVTFTARAAGEMRTRLRALGVHGAQARTFHAAALRQLRYFWPRVVGGEQWQLIDRNKLRLVAQAANRAGLSTESDSLRDLAGEIEWAKASLVAPDDYPNAAGRTSRDTPAPADQVAQVYRTYEELKNQAQLLDFDDLLLHTAAALEEHGEVAEEFRDRYRCFVVDEYQDVTPLQQRVLDAWLGARDDLTVVGDANQTIYSFAGASPRPLLDFPRRFPEAVVVRLERDYRSTPQVVGLANEVIKWARDRPSGSRLRLIGQRPDGPKPTFTEFDDETLEAAAVARRVKALLDEGVSASEIAVLYRVNAQSEVFEQALAEVGVPYQVRGGERFFQRAEVRQAMVALRSAAAHEPTGELPKVVREVLAGIGLTDEPPAGGTAREKWESLLALVELAEELVTTVDSADLRAFVTELELRAEAQHPPTVEGVTLASLHAAKGLEWDAVFLVGLVEGTLPIQHAEGDDAAIEEERRLLYVGVTRAREHLWMSWALARAAGGRRYRRRSRFLYGLVPEDHPASRTAKREPLQKRPKPQCRVCGSALVDSRAVKLGRCASCPSDLDEELLAKLRAWRADRARELKVPAYVVFTDATLVAIAEQRPEDVAGLVSISGIGAAKLDRFGDDVLALVRGGH